One genomic segment of Hymenobacter psoromatis includes these proteins:
- a CDS encoding acyltransferase family protein: protein MAEVPETDSEASAKPEEPFGAAGGGLNYIFVRPAWLSTPARQPHPFSPYLMQAQLLSEPYPPTLGPKPHYAILDGLRGVAALLVVAFHLCEAHATSHLDQVINHGYLAVDFFFLLSGFVIGYAYDDRWGRLTLKGFFRARLIRLQPMVVLGMVIGALGFYFQAGPLWPGIAEVPAWKVLLVMLIGCTLLPVPVSLDIRGWQEMHPLDGPGWSLFFEYIANVLYALGVRKLPKVALAGLVLLAGAALVHLAVTSPNGDVIGGWSLTGPQLRIGFTRMLYPFFAGLLLSRVAVLGHVKNAFGWCSLLLVLVLAWPRVGGATHLWANGLYDSLSIIFLFPLVVWLGASGHLASAGGVRLSKFFGDISYPLYITHYPLIYIYTGWVSAHNVSGQQGWPVAVLTFGAAVGLAYVSLRFYDEPVRRWLKRKLA, encoded by the coding sequence GTGGCCGAAGTGCCTGAAACCGATTCCGAAGCGTCCGCAAAGCCGGAGGAGCCATTTGGCGCGGCCGGTGGTGGCCTGAACTATATTTTTGTCCGGCCAGCCTGGCTTTCCACGCCCGCCAGGCAGCCCCATCCTTTTTCGCCCTACCTCATGCAGGCCCAGCTGCTTTCCGAGCCCTACCCCCCTACTTTAGGCCCCAAGCCGCACTATGCCATTCTGGATGGCCTGCGGGGCGTGGCCGCGCTACTGGTGGTGGCGTTTCACCTGTGCGAGGCGCACGCCACCAGCCACCTCGACCAGGTTATCAACCACGGCTACCTGGCGGTCGATTTCTTCTTTCTGCTCTCCGGCTTCGTCATCGGCTATGCTTATGACGACCGCTGGGGCCGCCTCACGCTAAAGGGCTTTTTCCGGGCCCGGCTCATCCGGCTCCAGCCGATGGTGGTGCTGGGCATGGTTATCGGGGCCCTGGGCTTCTACTTCCAGGCGGGGCCGCTGTGGCCGGGCATTGCCGAAGTGCCGGCCTGGAAAGTGCTGCTGGTCATGCTCATCGGGTGCACGCTGCTACCGGTGCCGGTGTCGCTCGACATTCGGGGCTGGCAGGAGATGCACCCGCTCGACGGGCCGGGCTGGTCGCTGTTTTTCGAGTATATCGCCAACGTGCTGTACGCGCTCGGCGTGCGCAAGCTGCCCAAGGTGGCGCTGGCGGGGCTGGTGCTGCTGGCGGGAGCGGCCCTCGTGCACCTGGCCGTAACCAGCCCCAATGGCGACGTTATCGGCGGCTGGTCGCTCACTGGGCCGCAGCTGCGCATTGGCTTCACGCGGATGCTGTACCCGTTTTTCGCGGGGCTGCTGCTGTCGCGCGTGGCGGTGCTGGGCCACGTCAAAAATGCCTTTGGCTGGTGCAGCCTGCTGCTCGTGCTGGTGTTGGCCTGGCCGCGCGTGGGTGGGGCCACGCACCTGTGGGCCAATGGCTTGTACGACTCGCTCAGCATCATCTTCCTCTTCCCGCTGGTGGTGTGGCTCGGGGCCAGCGGGCACCTGGCCAGCGCCGGGGGCGTGCGGCTGAGCAAGTTTTTTGGCGATATTTCCTACCCCCTCTACATCACGCACTACCCGCTCATCTACATTTACACGGGCTGGGTGAGCGCCCATAACGTATCTGGGCAGCAGGGCTGGCCGGTGGCCGTGCTCACGTTCGGGGCCGCCGTCGGGCTCGCCTACGTCAGCCTCAGATTTTACGACGAGCCCGTGCGCAGGTGGTTGAAAAGGAAGCTGGCCTAG
- a CDS encoding DUF3419 family protein, translating to MHSEFAQIPLDRLRYGLVWEGTATLYAALDLQPDDHALIITSAGCNALNALLAGPARVTAIDLNPVQNHLLRLKLHAIAHHPPAVLRGLLGLDGPATVAVSGAALQTTLPPAEAATLAECLRQHPRGLLLAGQLEGYVTSFVPSLPAEWQHRLRGLLACESIRQQQAYFAGELDQPAFRRAFIAYFDAANLSRGRDPRLFRYAADAGGATFYERLRHHLGRQLARDNFFLRFFFFGPEGLPEYLLPPCYQAARHATLRARLPRLRLRTGEATEFLLSAAGQSVSKASLSNIFEYVSPAEFARVSAALAARPAPARPLRAVFWNLLQAQAPLHTAAVPLLAATSAHLSTRDACFYFGGVRVLDYPAPVGEESEIGQRSALAGEFA from the coding sequence ATGCACTCCGAATTTGCCCAGATTCCGCTCGACCGCCTGCGCTACGGCCTGGTGTGGGAAGGCACCGCGACACTGTACGCGGCCCTCGATTTGCAGCCCGACGACCACGCGCTCATCATCACCTCGGCGGGCTGCAACGCGCTTAATGCGCTGCTAGCCGGCCCGGCGCGCGTCACGGCCATCGACCTGAACCCGGTGCAAAACCACCTGCTGCGCCTCAAGCTGCACGCCATTGCCCACCACCCGCCGGCCGTACTGCGCGGCCTGCTGGGCCTGGATGGACCAGCCACCGTGGCCGTCTCTGGGGCGGCGCTGCAAACTACCCTACCCCCCGCCGAGGCCGCAACGCTGGCCGAGTGCCTGCGCCAGCACCCGCGCGGCCTGCTGCTGGCCGGGCAGCTCGAAGGCTACGTCACAAGCTTCGTGCCCAGCCTGCCGGCCGAGTGGCAGCACCGCCTGCGCGGCCTACTGGCCTGTGAATCAATTCGGCAGCAGCAGGCATACTTCGCGGGTGAGCTGGACCAGCCGGCGTTTCGGCGAGCATTTATTGCTTATTTCGACGCGGCTAATTTGAGCCGGGGGCGCGACCCGCGCCTGTTTCGCTACGCCGCCGACGCGGGCGGGGCCACCTTCTACGAGCGGCTGCGGCACCACCTGGGCCGGCAATTGGCCCGTGATAATTTCTTCCTGCGTTTCTTTTTCTTCGGCCCCGAGGGCCTGCCCGAATACCTCCTACCCCCCTGCTACCAGGCGGCCCGCCACGCCACCCTGCGCGCCCGCCTGCCCCGGCTGCGGCTGCGCACGGGCGAGGCCACGGAGTTTCTGCTGTCGGCGGCGGGGCAAAGCGTGAGTAAGGCAAGCTTATCCAATATTTTTGAATACGTGAGCCCCGCCGAGTTTGCGCGGGTGAGCGCGGCGCTGGCGGCCCGCCCGGCCCCGGCCCGGCCCCTGCGCGCCGTGTTCTGGAACCTGCTGCAAGCCCAGGCTCCCTTGCACACGGCCGCTGTGCCGCTGCTGGCCGCCACCTCAGCCCACCTCAGCACGCGCGATGCCTGCTTCTATTTTGGCGGCGTGCGGGTGCTGGACTACCCCGCGCCGGTTGGGGAGGAGAGTGAAATTGGGCAGCGAAGTGCCTTGGCTGGGGAGTTTGCCTAG
- a CDS encoding phosphotransferase, whose translation MLTPAFTQKLLRQHAPAQAAEVRAVRPRALDSSASILANLTAGRTAQPVGLFGLDAELRTAGTGWRTERLVLKAKPPGRAICQMLTGLAQACGGELAEVYPTFELRTGFADTHWRELAVYAPPAPGAAPAPLLPTVWATHADEPAARYLLLLEDLSQHELLNSAPRPDRWTDAHLRAALRQLAAWHARHLVPAAAAPPAGPAPWPELLPLWEALLANAATRLPTLYPPARVRQLRGLLGTAATDWATVQQLPKTLIHNDLNPRNTCFERRPDGALRFVAYDWELATWHLPQYDVVELLSFVLRPARYQQRAAYLELYRQELDALTGQFADRAAFAEGYRLAALEFGLHRLGLYGMAHSLSPYPFLPGVIDSYFDGLAA comes from the coding sequence ATGCTTACGCCCGCCTTCACCCAAAAGCTACTGCGCCAACACGCCCCCGCCCAGGCCGCCGAGGTGCGGGCCGTGCGCCCGCGCGCGCTCGACAGCTCGGCCAGCATTCTGGCCAACCTCACGGCGGGGCGCACGGCCCAGCCGGTGGGGCTTTTTGGGCTCGATGCGGAGCTGCGCACGGCCGGCACCGGCTGGCGCACCGAGCGGCTGGTGCTCAAGGCCAAGCCGCCGGGCCGGGCCATCTGCCAGATGCTCACGGGCCTGGCCCAGGCCTGCGGCGGCGAGCTGGCCGAAGTGTATCCAACCTTTGAGCTGCGCACCGGCTTCGCCGATACGCACTGGCGTGAGCTGGCCGTGTACGCGCCGCCCGCCCCCGGCGCGGCCCCCGCGCCACTGCTGCCCACCGTGTGGGCCACCCACGCCGACGAGCCCGCCGCGCGCTACCTGCTGCTGCTCGAAGACCTCAGCCAGCACGAGCTGCTGAATTCGGCCCCGCGTCCCGACCGCTGGACCGATGCCCACCTACGCGCCGCCCTGCGCCAGCTCGCCGCCTGGCACGCCCGGCACCTGGTGCCCGCCGCGGCCGCGCCGCCCGCCGGCCCCGCGCCGTGGCCCGAGCTGCTGCCCCTCTGGGAAGCGCTGCTGGCGAATGCCGCGACGCGGCTGCCGACGCTCTACCCCCCGGCGCGGGTGCGGCAGCTGCGCGGGCTGCTGGGCACGGCCGCCACCGATTGGGCCACCGTGCAGCAGCTTCCCAAAACGCTCATTCACAACGACCTGAACCCGCGCAACACCTGCTTCGAGCGGCGGCCCGACGGCGCGTTGCGCTTCGTGGCCTACGACTGGGAGCTGGCCACCTGGCACCTGCCCCAGTACGACGTGGTGGAGCTGCTGAGCTTCGTGCTGCGGCCCGCCCGCTACCAGCAGCGCGCCGCCTACCTGGAGCTTTACCGCCAGGAGCTGGACGCGCTGACTGGCCAGTTTGCCGACCGCGCCGCCTTCGCCGAAGGCTACCGGCTGGCGGCCCTGGAATTTGGCCTGCACCGGCTGGGGCTCTACGGCATGGCGCATTCGCTCAGCCCCTACCCCTTTTTACCGGGGGTTATCGATAGCTATTTTGATGGGTTGGCAGCGTGA
- a CDS encoding PAS domain-containing protein has protein sequence MLTPTPALDYQQVFRALPENFLLIAPNEEATILDNTDSHVAVSLKSREEAVGKPFFEAYPASSESGAAQIRESHAHVRRYLEPHTMPLIRYDLARPAEQGGGLEEFYWQATHYPVLGTDGQLRYILQRTQNVTEQRRTALAAAETQRKLADEQERTQFMLSSLPVFVWTATAAGQRDYFNPRWLEYTGKALADEQGEQWLADLHPDDRERVRTQWAQAVVAGTPYQVEYRLRRHDGQYRWILSRAHPRRDADGQISLWVGGATDIHDQKLLVQEILEANEQQAVLSEQAYQSYQLAESQRITYQGLFMQAPAPICILRGAEHRFEFVNAACQALYFGRQLLGRSLAEALPEIAAQGFGQLLDQVYTSGETYTASEQPVELPAGPDAAARPAYFTFTYQRFSEQGQAAGILVFAFDVTEQVRAHKLLE, from the coding sequence ATGCTTACCCCTACCCCTGCCCTCGATTATCAACAGGTTTTTCGCGCGCTACCCGAGAATTTTCTGCTCATCGCGCCCAACGAGGAGGCGACTATTCTGGATAATACCGACAGCCACGTGGCCGTGTCGCTCAAGAGCCGGGAGGAGGCCGTGGGCAAGCCGTTTTTTGAGGCTTACCCAGCCAGCAGCGAGAGCGGGGCGGCCCAGATTCGGGAGTCGCACGCGCACGTGCGGCGCTACCTGGAGCCGCACACCATGCCACTCATTCGCTACGACCTGGCGCGTCCCGCTGAGCAGGGCGGGGGCTTGGAAGAGTTTTACTGGCAGGCCACGCACTACCCCGTGCTGGGGACCGATGGCCAGCTGCGCTACATCTTGCAGCGCACCCAGAACGTGACTGAGCAGCGGCGCACCGCCCTGGCCGCCGCCGAAACGCAGCGCAAGCTGGCCGATGAGCAGGAGCGCACCCAGTTTATGCTTAGTAGCTTACCCGTATTCGTCTGGACCGCTACCGCCGCGGGCCAGCGCGATTACTTCAACCCGCGCTGGCTGGAGTACACGGGCAAGGCGCTGGCCGACGAGCAGGGCGAGCAGTGGCTGGCCGACCTGCACCCCGACGACCGCGAGCGCGTGCGCACCCAGTGGGCGCAGGCCGTGGTGGCGGGTACGCCTTACCAGGTCGAGTACCGCCTGCGCCGCCACGACGGCCAGTACCGCTGGATACTGTCGCGCGCGCACCCCCGCCGCGACGCCGACGGCCAAATAAGCCTGTGGGTGGGCGGGGCCACCGACATCCACGACCAGAAGCTGCTGGTGCAGGAAATTCTGGAGGCCAACGAGCAGCAGGCCGTGCTCTCGGAGCAAGCCTACCAGAGTTACCAATTAGCAGAAAGTCAGCGCATTACCTACCAAGGCTTGTTTATGCAGGCCCCGGCTCCCATCTGCATTCTGCGCGGGGCCGAGCACCGCTTCGAGTTCGTGAACGCCGCCTGCCAGGCGCTCTACTTCGGCCGCCAGCTGCTGGGCCGCTCACTCGCCGAAGCGCTGCCCGAAATAGCCGCCCAAGGCTTCGGACAGCTGCTCGACCAGGTGTATACTTCGGGCGAAACCTACACTGCCAGCGAGCAGCCGGTGGAGCTGCCCGCGGGGCCGGACGCCGCCGCGCGCCCGGCGTACTTCACCTTCACCTACCAGCGCTTCAGCGAGCAGGGCCAGGCCGCCGGCATCCTGGTTTTTGCCTTCGACGTGACGGAACAGGTACGGGCGCACAAATTGCTGGAGTAG
- a CDS encoding AMP-binding protein has product MHPNFAERLFSSLLAHPARPVLRWPDPRPGASATTLSGAELLGRVHAWQLALERAGPLPPGAPVLLAQPGSPELVAALLAVLGLGAVPVLPPAGATARQLLALLRTERIGHVATTPGARRWLAGPGRLLGYRCVAATPTAGEFSVPTPLLRPVPLGQPALVSHSSGSASGRPTAVRRSHAVLQQQHEALRRQFPPWAGQRDFPLFSNVILHNLAVGALSVVPDLAGGLARLVPGRVLAQLAAEQVQTLTGNVFYFNTLLEELRRQPATFPAVRALGVGGSPVPEQLLAALRPWFPGATLHVIYGASEAEPIAVRSVAGAALDPRRGYCVGPLVAGLRVRLGQPAPVWLPPALTPPPVGGPAPAPTVAGEILVAGPHVARPAGAPEYLTTGDHGYFDTAGQLWLVGRRGAAGLVRGVGHYQLEHYLRQLPGVDQVAARTLAGGGQFELFVVGSRPVADVRAAVAAAFGEGLLGPVRYRPRLPVDGRHFSKIRYDLLG; this is encoded by the coding sequence ATGCACCCCAACTTCGCCGAGCGCCTGTTTTCGAGCCTGCTGGCCCACCCGGCGCGCCCGGTGCTGCGCTGGCCCGACCCGCGCCCTGGTGCCTCGGCCACCACCCTGAGCGGGGCCGAGCTGCTGGGCCGGGTGCACGCCTGGCAGCTGGCCCTGGAGCGCGCCGGCCCCCTACCCCCCGGCGCGCCCGTGCTGCTGGCCCAGCCCGGCAGCCCCGAGCTAGTGGCGGCCCTGCTGGCAGTATTGGGCCTGGGCGCGGTGCCGGTGCTACCCCCCGCCGGGGCCACCGCTCGCCAGTTGCTGGCGCTGCTGCGCACCGAGCGCATCGGGCACGTGGCCACTACGCCGGGTGCCCGGCGCTGGCTGGCCGGGCCGGGCCGCCTGCTGGGCTACCGCTGCGTGGCTGCCACGCCCACCGCAGGCGAATTTTCTGTCCCTACCCCCTTGCTGCGGCCGGTGCCGCTGGGCCAGCCGGCGCTGGTATCGCATAGCTCGGGGTCGGCTTCGGGGCGGCCCACGGCGGTGCGGCGCAGCCACGCGGTGTTGCAGCAGCAGCACGAGGCGTTGCGGCGGCAGTTTCCACCGTGGGCAGGGCAGCGCGATTTTCCGCTGTTTTCCAACGTTATTTTGCACAACTTGGCGGTGGGCGCACTCAGCGTGGTACCCGACCTGGCAGGCGGCCTGGCACGGCTGGTTCCCGGCCGCGTGCTGGCCCAGCTGGCCGCCGAGCAGGTGCAAACGCTTACCGGCAACGTCTTTTATTTCAATACTTTGCTGGAAGAATTACGCCGGCAGCCGGCTACTTTCCCAGCGGTGCGGGCGCTGGGCGTGGGCGGCTCGCCGGTGCCCGAGCAGCTGCTGGCCGCCCTGCGGCCCTGGTTTCCGGGGGCCACGCTGCACGTCATCTACGGAGCTTCCGAGGCCGAGCCCATCGCGGTGCGGAGCGTGGCCGGCGCGGCCCTCGACCCGCGCCGGGGCTACTGCGTGGGGCCGCTCGTGGCGGGTCTGCGCGTGCGGTTGGGGCAGCCCGCGCCGGTGTGGCTGCCCCCCGCCCTTACCCCCCCACCAGTGGGCGGGCCGGCCCCCGCGCCCACCGTGGCGGGCGAAATTCTGGTGGCCGGCCCCCACGTGGCCCGGCCCGCTGGTGCGCCCGAATACCTGACCACCGGCGACCACGGCTACTTCGACACGGCGGGCCAGCTGTGGCTGGTAGGGCGGCGCGGGGCGGCCGGCCTGGTGCGCGGCGTGGGCCACTACCAGCTGGAGCACTACCTGCGCCAGCTGCCGGGCGTGGACCAGGTGGCGGCCCGCACGCTGGCCGGCGGCGGGCAATTCGAGCTATTCGTGGTGGGTAGCCGGCCAGTTGCCGATGTGCGCGCCGCCGTGGCCGCGGCCTTTGGCGAGGGTCTGCTGGGGCCGGTGCGCTACCGCCCCAGGCTACCAGTAGATGGCCGGCATTTTTCTAAGATTCGCTACGATTTACTGGGTTGA
- a CDS encoding sensor histidine kinase: protein MPATLSPPAVLSPTPAAACEHPDRYRRGALVPGGSSQVRLLLRQVRWIVPLCLLFGLTTEPRPWRHPADYAISCAYSLAYFVGLWLANGLAADVLNRYVSWGERPVRRLLLTLALSLLASLLMTVAITEGFSVLLWHQPLGYAVRQNVAGQLVLPLVITVFISLFLHSRSFLLAWREATVRAERLEKESAVARLDSLRRQVDPHFLFNSLNALTSLVEENDPARAVRFIRQLSSVYRYVLDSQSQELVPLAEELQFAEAYVFLQKTRLDEALQVEFTPSPLHPATQSLYLPPLALQLLLENALKHNTAYQTDPLRLRVTVDAAAATLTVRNTLRPRRLPANEASGRGLANLRARYGFLTSRPVVAGPVGEEFVVTLPLLAL, encoded by the coding sequence ATGCCCGCCACGCTTTCGCCACCCGCCGTGCTTTCTCCTACCCCCGCCGCTGCTTGCGAGCACCCCGACCGCTACCGCCGGGGAGCCCTGGTGCCGGGCGGCAGCTCGCAGGTGCGGCTGCTGCTGCGGCAGGTGCGCTGGATAGTGCCGCTGTGCCTGCTCTTTGGCCTCACCACCGAGCCCCGGCCCTGGCGGCACCCCGCCGACTATGCCATTTCGTGCGCTTACTCGCTGGCGTATTTTGTGGGCTTGTGGCTGGCCAATGGCCTCGCGGCCGATGTGCTGAACCGCTACGTGAGCTGGGGCGAGCGGCCCGTGCGCCGGCTGCTGCTCACGCTGGCGTTGTCGCTACTAGCCTCGCTGCTCATGACGGTGGCTATCACGGAGGGCTTCTCGGTGTTGCTCTGGCACCAGCCGCTGGGCTATGCCGTGCGCCAGAACGTGGCGGGGCAGTTGGTTTTGCCCCTGGTTATCACGGTCTTTATCTCACTTTTTCTGCATTCGCGCTCGTTTTTGCTGGCCTGGCGTGAGGCCACCGTGCGGGCCGAACGCCTGGAAAAAGAATCGGCCGTAGCTCGGCTCGACTCCTTGCGCCGGCAGGTAGACCCGCACTTTCTTTTCAACTCGCTGAACGCCCTTACCAGCTTGGTAGAAGAAAACGACCCGGCCCGCGCCGTGCGCTTCATCCGCCAGCTCAGCAGCGTGTACCGCTACGTGCTCGACAGCCAGAGCCAGGAGCTGGTGCCGCTGGCGGAAGAACTGCAATTTGCCGAGGCCTACGTTTTCCTCCAAAAAACCCGTCTCGACGAAGCGCTGCAAGTCGAATTCACTCCTTCACCCCTTCACCCAGCTACCCAGTCACTCTACCTGCCGCCGCTGGCCTTGCAGCTACTGCTCGAAAATGCCCTCAAGCACAACACTGCCTACCAGACCGACCCGCTGCGCCTGCGCGTGACCGTGGATGCCGCCGCCGCGACCCTCACCGTGCGCAACACCCTGCGGCCCCGCCGCCTACCCGCCAATGAAGCTTCGGGCCGCGGCCTGGCCAACCTGCGCGCGCGCTACGGCTTCCTCACCAGCCGGCCGGTGGTGGCCGGGCCGGTGGGCGAGGAGTTCGTGGTTACTTTGCCGCTGCTGGCGTTGTAG
- a CDS encoding PEP/pyruvate-binding domain-containing protein, whose translation MATSYLFIPHGLAVPAAAARHYGGKAAGLLRLRALRLPVPEFVVLPTTLFEPVLADCPATPAGLAERRARLAAFELPADALMALRPVLAAWGFPGQLVAVRSSVADEDGAAAAFPGLMDSVLSVSTWPELQAAVARVAASAYSERALAYRRRLGLPLAARPAVMVQRQVAARAAGVLFSTFPEYPQEVAIHAVAGLGEGLVNGQRVPQEYYLDKASGVLVHTVIPEEEPEGEDPALTATALIGLNGEGSLLSRSLGADASTSVAYPPVAAAPTIPTPLLSPDALAELHRLSQQLEAALGQPQDVEFAQDAAGRLWLVQARPLTQAVPEVVVYDNANIQESYCGVTTPLTFSFAQRAYATVYRQTMVALGLPAATIAAHEPVITNLLALQQGRIYYNLNNWYRGLQLLPNFSQSKADMERMMGVLEPVEFVRDQRKTPRQRLALLPRLAANLGRLLWAFGQLPRRAAAFGQHVEQEYRHFYQQPLAALPPAALLAAIDRLDNALLNRWTTPIINDFRVMMANGAAVRRLRQAGLPTDPEEWLSRYLSGSAPTAEAPLASLRPALALRELADLARRDYPALLPHLRAPTPRLPAHVARLAPALHQQVQHYIAQYGDRTIGELKLETETMRTDELLVYKYLQNYLAAPDEAAPAPPPAPAGALAAAAAAELTALLAGRSHRAARRTWAALATLRQAVARREELRLARTRLFGMYRAAYRALGQRLAEAGTLAAPLDVFFLTETEVRAALAGGPEWPALVAARQAEFAAHRAAPAPPGRLLHPARPAAPETAPPAEGHLRGTGCYPGEVRGEVVVITDPALADVGAVRGRIVAALRTDPGWAALFPGCRAVLIERGSALSHSVILLRELGIPTIINIPGLTQRLQTGQVVALDGRTGEVAVVEG comes from the coding sequence GTGGCAACTAGCTATTTATTCATCCCGCACGGCCTGGCCGTGCCCGCCGCCGCCGCCCGCCACTACGGCGGCAAGGCCGCCGGCCTGCTGCGGCTGCGCGCGCTGCGCCTGCCGGTGCCCGAGTTCGTGGTGCTGCCCACCACGCTGTTTGAGCCGGTTCTGGCCGACTGCCCCGCTACCCCCGCCGGCCTGGCCGAGCGGCGCGCCCGCCTCGCGGCCTTCGAGCTGCCGGCCGACGCGTTAATGGCGCTGCGGCCGGTGCTGGCCGCCTGGGGGTTTCCGGGCCAGTTGGTAGCCGTGCGCTCGTCGGTGGCCGATGAGGACGGCGCGGCAGCCGCCTTTCCGGGCCTGATGGATAGCGTGCTGAGCGTCAGCACCTGGCCCGAGCTGCAAGCCGCCGTGGCGCGGGTGGCGGCCAGCGCCTATTCGGAGCGGGCGCTGGCCTACCGCCGCCGGTTGGGCCTGCCACTGGCGGCGCGGCCCGCCGTGATGGTGCAGCGCCAGGTGGCGGCGCGGGCGGCGGGCGTGCTGTTCAGCACCTTCCCCGAATACCCGCAGGAGGTGGCCATCCACGCCGTGGCCGGGCTGGGCGAGGGGCTGGTGAATGGCCAGCGCGTACCGCAGGAGTATTATTTGGATAAAGCCAGCGGGGTGCTGGTGCACACGGTTATTCCAGAAGAAGAGCCGGAAGGTGAAGACCCAGCGCTGACTGCTACTGCGTTAATAGGGTTAAATGGCGAAGGAAGTTTGTTGTCGCGCAGCCTTGGTGCTGACGCCAGTACCTCGGTTGCCTACCCCCCCGTAGCTGCTGCGCCCACCATCCCTACCCCCTTGCTCAGCCCCGATGCCCTGGCCGAGCTGCACCGCCTCAGCCAGCAGCTCGAAGCCGCGCTGGGCCAGCCGCAGGACGTAGAGTTTGCCCAGGATGCAGCGGGCCGCCTCTGGCTGGTGCAGGCCCGGCCACTCACCCAGGCGGTGCCCGAAGTGGTGGTGTATGATAATGCCAATATTCAGGAAAGCTACTGCGGCGTTACCACGCCCCTCACCTTCAGCTTCGCGCAGCGCGCCTACGCCACCGTGTACCGCCAAACGATGGTGGCGCTGGGCCTGCCCGCCGCCACCATCGCCGCCCACGAGCCCGTGATTACCAACCTACTGGCTTTGCAGCAAGGGCGCATTTATTATAACCTGAACAACTGGTACCGGGGCCTGCAACTGCTGCCCAATTTTAGCCAGAGCAAGGCCGATATGGAGCGCATGATGGGCGTGCTGGAGCCCGTCGAGTTCGTGCGCGACCAGCGCAAAACCCCGCGCCAGCGGCTGGCGCTGCTGCCCCGGCTTGCTGCCAACCTGGGCCGGCTGCTGTGGGCATTTGGGCAGCTGCCGCGCCGGGCGGCGGCCTTCGGGCAGCACGTGGAGCAGGAGTACCGGCACTTCTACCAGCAGCCGCTGGCGGCCCTACCCCCCGCCGCGCTGCTGGCCGCTATAGACCGCCTCGACAATGCCCTGCTCAACCGCTGGACGACCCCCATTATCAACGACTTCCGGGTGATGATGGCCAACGGCGCGGCCGTGCGCCGCCTGCGCCAGGCCGGCCTGCCCACCGACCCCGAGGAGTGGCTGAGCCGCTACCTCAGCGGCAGCGCGCCGACCGCCGAAGCCCCGCTGGCCAGCCTGCGCCCCGCTCTGGCCCTGCGCGAGCTGGCCGACTTGGCGCGCCGCGATTACCCGGCCCTTCTGCCCCACCTGCGCGCCCCTACCCCCCGCCTGCCCGCCCACGTGGCCCGCCTGGCCCCCGCCCTGCACCAGCAAGTGCAGCATTATATCGCCCAATACGGTGACCGCACCATCGGCGAGTTGAAGCTCGAAACAGAAACTATGCGTACCGATGAGCTGCTGGTGTACAAGTACTTGCAAAATTACCTGGCCGCGCCCGACGAAGCCGCGCCGGCCCCGCCGCCAGCCCCGGCCGGGGCGCTGGCCGCCGCCGCCGCGGCCGAGCTAACCGCCCTACTGGCCGGGCGCAGCCACCGCGCCGCCCGGCGCACCTGGGCGGCGCTGGCTACGCTGCGGCAGGCCGTGGCCCGGCGCGAGGAGCTGCGACTGGCCCGCACCCGGCTCTTCGGCATGTACCGGGCGGCCTACCGCGCCCTGGGCCAGCGCCTGGCCGAAGCCGGCACCCTGGCCGCGCCCCTCGACGTGTTTTTTCTCACCGAAACTGAAGTGCGCGCGGCCCTGGCCGGCGGTCCCGAATGGCCCGCGCTGGTGGCCGCCCGGCAGGCCGAGTTTGCCGCCCACCGCGCCGCGCCCGCCCCGCCCGGCCGGCTGCTACACCCCGCCCGCCCCGCCGCCCCCGAAACCGCGCCGCCCGCCGAGGGCCATCTGCGCGGCACCGGCTGCTACCCCGGCGAAGTGCGCGGCGAGGTCGTCGTTATCACCGACCCCGCGCTGGCTGATGTGGGGGCCGTGCGCGGCCGCATTGTGGCCGCCCTGCGCACCGACCCCGGCTGGGCGGCGCTCTTTCCGGGGTGCCGGGCGGTGCTCATCGAGCGCGGCTCGGCGCTCTCGCACTCGGTTATTCTGCTGCGCGAGTTGGGTATTCCGACTATTATCAACATTCCCGGCCTCACGCAGCGGCTCCAAACGGGGCAGGTGGTGGCGCTCGATGGCCGCACCGGCGAGGTGGCGGTGGTGGAGGGGTAG